One Deltaproteobacteria bacterium PRO3 DNA window includes the following coding sequences:
- a CDS encoding peptide chain release factor-like protein yields the protein MNAPLISDAKVRDLEARMSRLGVLESDLEEEFIRGSGAGGQKINKTSVVVQLRHLPSGLMVRCQESRSQAFNRFMARRLLVEKLEERILQEKSERRQKIEKLRRQKRKRSKRAKEKMLEGKRRHAEKKSLRRGPGKGEY from the coding sequence ATGAACGCCCCCCTCATCTCCGACGCCAAGGTCCGCGACCTCGAGGCCCGCATGTCCCGTTTGGGCGTGCTGGAGTCCGACCTCGAGGAAGAGTTCATCCGCGGCAGCGGGGCGGGGGGCCAGAAGATCAACAAGACCTCCGTCGTCGTCCAACTGCGACACCTGCCCAGCGGCCTGATGGTGCGCTGCCAGGAGAGCCGCAGCCAGGCCTTCAACCGCTTTATGGCCCGCCGCCTCCTGGTCGAAAAGCTCGAGGAGCGGATTTTACAAGAGAAGAGCGAGCGGCGGCAGAAGATCGAAAAACTCCGGCGCCAAAAGCGCAAGCGCTCCAAGCGGGCCAAGGAGAAGATGCTCGAAGGCAAGCGCCGCCACGCCGAGAAAAAGTCCCTGCGCCGCGGCCCCGGCAAGGGGGAGTATTAG